A window of the Ostrea edulis chromosome 1, xbOstEdul1.1, whole genome shotgun sequence genome harbors these coding sequences:
- the LOC125657378 gene encoding toll-like receptor 13: protein MKHLVLSAIVFAHIITKAYGKTEQFCGHTRCLCYERHIADCSYKNLTIIPHGLPSTIWKILLSGNNFKELKDITFKPLLGLNVKHLALDRCHIENMSSFAFKTLPHLRFLDLSFNNLSFDIINTAISRLGRSDLKVLNISGNTQGSRSPGEIFSAKWLRGVRELVMQNMKVQILNFASFRFLTELRKLDLSNNALISTELWSLPSLHEINFSNNFFEETPQFCPHHGVEDPYFPNLTRLYFTHNRLSQTYYFILDGKCLPKLIYLDVSYNPIRVMLSNSFITLHKLKTLMIDHLLELGIKMENRSLASDGLEKLSIGSMTMGNVEDFNFRFAFNDCPSLKLLRIMNVNFSAFTGEDFTDMLLPLNKLRSLFIIKSEIRHVPYLQNLPKLKNLNLNFNKINVVHAKEFQNLPELVKISLVDNQLITISRESLPELLWEKKKLFIDVSFNPFNCDCEIEWFRKWLKNNTKRVMKYPQGYICKTPQEWKGRFLAEFQPKGCNLPNQYVVLAFSVCGFLSIIILSSVVIRKLHWDIKYYIHILKNRNNSGYTQIRDHETETEYDGFVAYNCRDRRWVMAELVEHLERKHDYRLFLHERNLLPGGIQIEDIHTSIDTSRKFILVLSNNFMTDHWCQYEATVAKDSLAGGHGDKIVVIVLENLHSKHITSSFKTLLKYTDNAEWTENANGQKLFWKNVVDFMKK, encoded by the coding sequence ATGAAACATCTGGTGTTGTCAGCAATAGTCTTTGCACATATCATAACAAAGGCATATGGAAAAACGGAACAATTCTGTGGTCATACTCGGTGCTTGTGTTATGAGAGGCACATTGCAGATTGCTCGTACAAAAACCTCACGATCATTCCACATGGATTGCCAAGCACTATTTGGAAAATTCTCTTGTCAGGAAACAATTTCAAAGAACTCAAAGATATTACGTTTAAGCCACTGCTGGGCCTGAATGTCAAACATTTAGCATTAGATCGGTGTCATATAGAAAATATGTCATCATTTGCGTTTAAAACTCTTCCTCACCTTCGTTTTCTCGATTTATCATTTAACaacctttcatttgatataatAAATACTGCAATAAGTCGACTTGGTAGATCAGACCTCAAAGTCCTAAATATTTCAGGAAACACACAAGGGTCACGTTCTCCTGGGGAAATATTCAGTGCTAAATGGCTTCGTGGAGTAAGAGAGTTAGTGATGCAGAACATGAAGGTGCAGATTCTCAATTTTGCATCATTTAGGTTTCTAACTGAATTAAGAAAACTAGACCTCAGCAACAATGCTTTAATATCTACTGAGCTATGGAGTCTACCCAGTTTGCATGAGATAAACTTTTCGAACAATTTTTTCGAGGAGACGCCTCAGTTTTGTCCTCATCATGGAGTCGAGGATCCTTATTTTCCAAATCTGACAAGGCTTTATTTTACTCACAACCGACTCTCGcaaacatattattttatacTGGACGGAAAATGTTTGCCTAAATTAATATATTTGGATGTTTCATACAACCCCATTAGAGTAATGCTCTCGAACTCATTTATAACATTACATAAACTGAAAACCTTAATGATCGATCATCTGTTGGAGCTGggtataaaaatggaaaatcgaTCACTGGCTTCTGATGGCTTGGAAAAACTATCCATAGGAAGCATGACTATGGGAAACGTAGAGGATTTCAACTTTCGCTTTGCTTTCAACGATTGTCCATCTTTAAAATTGTTACGCATTATGAACGTAAACTTTTCAGCTTTTACAGGAGAAGATTTTACAGATATGCTTTTACCTCTTAACAAATTAAGGTCACTCTTCATCATCAAAAGTGAAATAAGACATGTTCCATACCTGCAAAATTTACCTAAATTGAAGAATTTGaatttaaactttaataaaataaatgtagtgCATGCAAAAGAATTTCAAAATCTTCCAGAACTGGTAAAAATATCTTTAGTAGACAATCAGCTCATCACTATTTCTAGGGAATCTCTCCCTGAATTGTTATGGGAAAAGAAGAAACTATTCATTGACGTATCCTTCAATCCGTTTAACTGTGACTGTGAAATTGAATGGTTCAGAAAATGGTTGAAAAATAACACTAAGAGGGTGATGAAATATCCTCAAGGTTACATTTGTAAAACCCCTCAAGAATGGAAAGGGCGCTTTCTGGCCGAGTTCCAGCCAAAGGGTTGCAACCTCCCAAACCAGTATGTAGTGTTGGCCTTTTCTGTCTGTGGATTCCTAAGCATTATAATATTATCTTCAGTGGTTATCAGAAAACTTCATTGGGATATAAAATATTACATTCACATTCTAAAAAACAGAAACAATTCCGGATACACACAGATACGAGACCATGAAACAGAAACAGAGTATGATGGATTTGTGGCATACAATTGTAGAGACAGAAGGTGGGTTATGGCAGAATTAGTTGAGCATTTAGAACGAAAGCATGACTACAGGCTCTTCCTTCATGAGAGAAATTTACTTCCTGGTGGGATTCAAATTGAAGATATTCACACAAGCATTGACACCAGTAGAAAATTCATTCTTGTCTTATCGAATAACTTTATGACTGATCATTGGTGCCAATATGAAGCTACTGTTGCGAAGGACTCTCTTGCAGGTGGCCATGGAGACAAAATAGTTGTTATTGTGCTTGAAAATCTCCATTCAAAACACATTACCAGCTCCTTCAAAACTCTTCTAAAATATACAGATAATGCAGAATGGACTGAAAATGCAAACGGACAAAAGCttttctggaaaaatgtcgtcGATTTTATGAAAAAGTGA
- the LOC130047693 gene encoding uncharacterized protein K02A2.6-like: MSADIEDMVLKCNTCLERRYDNPREPLKSHSIPEQPWQVLASDLFSWHGQDFVLVVDYYSRYFEVNRLEDTRSNTVILKLKKTFSHHGIPEKLITDNGPQYSSGEFREFSKQYGFVHETSSPHHPQSNGLAEKTVQTIKHIFSKSQASRTDPYLGILEYLNTPLETDLSPAQLLMSRRLRSILPSTLAQLQPNVANHEKFRKQLSENRDKQAKYYSSIAEPLKPLQAGETVRLRRDGIWTPATITQIHNPRSYQVQTPDGREYRRNRRQLLKTGENSVENVDPCLALATPNNHQFVHIRESEIKNSLPPTIHSATPRPTLTTQKTQPISQSMPESDHNSHLYTTRSGRVIKPPNIMNL; this comes from the coding sequence ATGTCGGCTGATATTGAGGATATGGTCctcaaatgtaatacatgtctAGAAAGGCGTTATGACAACCCTAGGGAACCCCTGAAATCCCATAGTATTCCAGAGCAGCCCTGGCAGGTGCTTGCTTCTGACCTATTTAGCTGGCATGGCCAAGACTTCGTGCTGGTAGTTGACTACTACAGCAGATATTTTGAGGTCAACAGACTCGAGGATACACGCTCAAACACTGTTATTCTTAAACTTAAGAAAACCTTTTCGCATCATGGTATCCCAGAGAAACTAATTACAGACAATGGCCCACAATATTCGAGTGGGGAATTCAGAGAGTTTAGCAAGCAGTATGGATTCGTACATGAGACTTCAAGTCCACATCACCCCCAATCTAATGGGCTTGCCGAGAAAACGGTACAAACCATTAAACATATATTCTCAAAATCTCAGGCGAGTCGTACAGATCCCTATCTGGGCATTCTTGAGTATCTAAATACACCTTTAGAAACCGACTTGTCTCCAGCTCAACTTCTGATGAGCAGGAGATTGCGCTCCATCTTACCGTCGACGCTGGCTCAGTTACAACCAAATGTGGCTAATCATGAGAAATTCCGCAAACAGTTGTCTGAAAACCGTGACAAGCAAGCGAAATACTATTCATCTATCGCAGAGCCGCTCAAACCCTTACAAGCCGGTGAAACAGTGCGTCTTAGGCGTGATGGCATATGGACACCTGCTACCATTACGCAGATACACAATCCTCGCTCATACCAGGTTCAAACACCTGACGGACGTGAATACCGACGTAACCGCCGTCAATTGCTTAAAACGGGGGAGAATTCTGTTGAAAATGTTGATCCATGTCTTGCACTTGCCACACCTAACAACCACCAATTTGTCCATATTAGAGAAAGCGAGATAAAAAACTCACTGCCGCCTACGATTCACTCAGCCACCCCACGTCCAACCCTGACAACTCAAAAAACTCAACCCATATCACAATCGATGCCTGAGTCTGACCACAACTCTCATTTGTACACTACCCGATCTGGACGTGTGATCAAACCACCAAATATCATGAACCTTTGA